A window of the Kineococcus mangrovi genome harbors these coding sequences:
- a CDS encoding ABC transporter permease — translation MGALTGLVAAVTEAWSEIRVHRVRVVLSLVGVFLAVFAMTTITAAGNMARQMVGEGNERAAGRPATLNVNVYPNGPVSAETNRTAQTALREAAARHETAWWGLTSQGGGQLTVRFPAGTQLVQASSVDPSFGTMHRVITDRGRWFTGADTQSFSPRLVVNQAFADQLGGFDPSTPPTVVLGGQTPVTATVVGISAGASYDPQMPGAYVLNADVARWNLTGDPENTSPPTLEMWVPDGDAEALVAALQTEVQASLPGFSVSVWRQDAGAELGIIDTVLAYGVRGVGVFALLLGGIGVLNVGLVTVRQRIREIGVRRSFGATGARVFFAVLLESVAATFVAGFAAVMLSIILVSNFPLEAVLPAGVTLQDVPPFPVSAAVEGLLAATAVGALAGLVPATMAVRAKVIDAIRY, via the coding sequence ATGGGGGCTCTGACCGGTCTGGTCGCGGCCGTCACCGAGGCGTGGAGCGAGATCCGCGTGCACCGCGTGCGCGTCGTGCTGTCCCTCGTCGGGGTGTTCCTCGCCGTGTTCGCGATGACGACCATCACGGCGGCGGGGAACATGGCGCGGCAGATGGTCGGTGAGGGCAACGAGCGCGCCGCGGGCCGTCCGGCGACGTTGAACGTCAACGTCTACCCGAACGGGCCGGTGTCGGCGGAGACGAACCGGACGGCCCAGACGGCGCTGCGCGAAGCCGCGGCGCGGCACGAGACGGCGTGGTGGGGGCTGACCTCCCAGGGCGGCGGTCAGCTGACCGTGCGGTTCCCCGCCGGCACGCAGCTCGTGCAGGCCTCCAGCGTCGACCCCAGCTTCGGCACGATGCACCGCGTCATCACCGACCGGGGCCGCTGGTTCACCGGTGCCGACACGCAGTCGTTCTCCCCGCGCCTCGTCGTCAACCAGGCGTTCGCCGACCAGCTCGGCGGGTTCGACCCGTCCACCCCGCCGACGGTCGTGCTGGGTGGTCAGACCCCCGTGACGGCGACCGTCGTGGGGATCTCGGCGGGAGCGAGCTACGACCCGCAGATGCCGGGTGCGTACGTCCTGAACGCCGACGTCGCCCGGTGGAACCTCACCGGCGACCCGGAGAACACGTCCCCGCCCACCCTGGAGATGTGGGTGCCGGACGGGGACGCGGAGGCGCTCGTCGCGGCCCTGCAGACCGAGGTCCAGGCGAGCCTGCCGGGGTTCTCGGTCTCGGTGTGGCGCCAGGACGCCGGTGCCGAGCTCGGGATCATCGACACCGTGCTGGCCTACGGCGTCCGCGGCGTCGGGGTGTTCGCGCTGCTGCTGGGCGGCATCGGCGTCCTCAACGTCGGGCTCGTCACGGTGCGCCAGCGGATCCGCGAGATCGGGGTGCGCCGCAGCTTCGGCGCGACGGGGGCCCGGGTGTTCTTCGCCGTGCTGCTGGAGTCGGTGGCGGCCACGTTCGTCGCGGGGTTCGCCGCCGTGATGCTCTCGATCATCCTGGTGTCGAACTTCCCGCTGGAGGCCGTCCTGCCCGCCGGGGTCACCCTGCAGGACGTCCCGCCGTTCCCCGTCTCGGCGGCCGTCGAGGGCCTGCTGGCGGCCACCGCCGTCGGGGCCCTCGCGGGGCTGGTCCCGGCGACGATGGCCGTCCGGGCGAAGGTCATCGACGCGATCCGCTACTGA